The genomic segment CAGTGGACTCGAACATCTCGGGAATCGCCATGAATTCGGCGAGCCACGTCTCGTCCAGCCTGCCGCCGGTGTCCGGCAGCGCCAGCAGCGGCGCCATCGTCGTCGCGAAGGCGAGACGCCCTGCGCCGATGTGATAATAGAGCGAGCGGCTGCCGAACAGATCGCGCGCGCCGAACAGCTCCCTGCGCTCCTCGTCCCAGATCATGAACGCGAAGTCCCCGATCAGGTACGAGGGGGCGAGCCGTCCCCATCTGCGATACGCGAGCAGGATCAGCTCGCTGTCCGTTACGGCAGACCTGCGGACGATCGGCACCTCGAGCCGCTCGAACAGCTCGCTGCGGTTGTCGAGGATCGCGTCCGCGACAATGCGCAGCCGTCCGCCCGCGCCGCCGCCGGCAACGCCGTCCGGCATCCGCTCCAAGGCCGATTCCGGCGTAATCCAGCGGATGCGGCAGCCGAGAAACGCCGGCCCGTCGCGCCAGGTACGCACGTCGTCCGCGACATAACGCGACATGGCGTTCATCATCGCTTCGCCGTCCGCTGCCTCCGCTTCCCTGCCGTCGAAGCGAACAATACCCGCCAGCGCGCTCATTTCTTCCCTCCGCCGGCCATATAGGCCGATGCGAACCGGGACAGGCGCCTGCCGAACGGGATGGCCGACTTCAGCCAATCCGCCTTCCGCTTCATCGCCCCGAGCTGCGCGCGGAGATGCCGCTGCTCCCGGATGCCGGCTTCGAGCCGCATTTCCAGCGCGCGGACGGTCATCTGGAGCTGATGCACGCGGGAATCCGTCGCACGCGCATGCTTCGCCTCGTCCGCCATCGCCGACAATGCCGCAGGAACGCCCATCGCAGAAACCGCCTCATTCGTTGCCGGTCCGTTCGTTGCTGTTTCGTTCGTTACCAGACCGTACGTTGCCGTTCCGTTCGTTGCCGTTCCGTTCGTTACCAGTCCGTTCGTTGCCACCGTCGACTCCGCTATCCCGCCGATATGCAGCGCCCGCATCCCTGCGTCGGCGGCGGCTTCCGCCTTGAATTCACCGGCGGCGCCGCTACGCATCGCATACCCCGGCTGCCAGCGGCATCCCGTCGCGTCGGCCAGCTGCCGCTCCCGCAGCGCCAGCAGCGCCTCGTCCGGCTCGCGTTCGAAGCGAGCGCCGGTCCACCGCTCCGCCTCAGCCAGCGCCTCGCCGTAGCCGAGCGCCTCGAAGGTCCGCGCGCCGAGCAGGCGAACGTACAGCTCCGCCTCCTGCTTCGTGAGCGTCTCCTTCCAGGAGCCGACGGCATTCGTGTGCGGCGCGGCGTGGTCCGCGACGTTCGGATCGCCGACGCCCATGCTGAAGTACAGCTCCGACTTCGCCGTCCCCATCCGCTCGCCATACCGCTCCATGCCTTCCTCGTAAGCGATGCCGAAGAACTCGCTTACGCCCGCCAGCTGTCCGCGGGGATCCGCGACCAGCTCCTCGTAGCGCAGCCGGTATGCGTAAGGATCGGGCGCCGCGAAGTACCGCATATAACGCATCAGCCCGACCGTAAGGTCCGCGGCCTTGATATCGAACGCGGAGCCCGCCAGCAGTCCTGCGAGGTCCACGGCGCCGCCGCGCGATGCGCCCAGCTTTTTGTACGAAGCGAGCACGTCCAGCGGATTGCGCAAGAGCCAGATTCGCTTGGACCGGGGGAACAGCGTATCGAGGAATTCCAGCAGGTAATAGTACCGCGGCGATTTGTCGACGACGATGTCCGCGCCTTCGCCGCCCCGCAGGAGTCCGTTGTACGCCTCCACCGCAAACGCCCGGCACGCGTCCGCGAACGCGTCCTCGGGCAGCACGCCGCCGAAAAACCGTTCGAGAATCGCGCCTCCGCCGTACGCACGCCGCTGCGCCGCCTTCAGGTCGAGCAGGCTCATGAGGAACCACATCTCCTGCGCCGCGTACACGCTGCTATGATTTTGCAGCATGACCGTGGCCAGGGAGCTGCCGCTCCTCGGCGTGCATAGCAGGAATACGAGGTTGTTGCCGCTTGCGTCGACCATCCGGGGCGCCTCCTTCACTTCTTGTTGAAATCGTAGAAATACTTCGGCCGCTGACCGAGCATGATCCGGTAGATGTCGTCGTTCGTCGCCTTCGCGGCCGTCAGATAGTCCTTGTAGGGCCGGTCCGCGACATTGACGAGGCCCGAATTATAATGCTCGCCCCACTGGCCCTGCCAGTGACGGCCCAGGCCCGCCTGGTCCACGTAGTTGAACACGTTGGCCCCGACGACATACCTCAGCGATGCGACGCCCTCCACGTAGTTGCGGTAACGGATGCCGCGTTGGGCCTGATTCGATGCCGCGTTTTGAATGAGCTGCGCGAGTCCCTGCTCCGACGTGCCGTAGCCGAACTCGCTCATCATGATCGGTTTGCCAGCCTTCGCGTACAGGTCGTCGAGCAGCTCTGTCTCGACCTTGTGAGAGTAGTAATTAAGGCTGATGACGTCTACGTACTTGCCTTCTGCGGCGGCAAGCATCCCGCGCAGCTTCGCGTCGCGGAACGCCGTTACGGTCCACCGGTCGCCGAGCAGCAGATGATGCGAATCGTACTTGCGGAACAGCTTGGCGACGGTGCCGTAGAACCGGTCGAGATATTCCGCGAACAGCCCGTTCATATCGCTCCAGGCCGTCTTCGTGTCGACCGGCAGCTTCGCTTCCTTCAGGCTGTCGAACGAGGCGAAGTCCGTCCCCCACGCTTTGTTGAACGCGCCGATCGTTCCGTATTTGGACGCGAGACGCTGGACGAGACGGCCTTTTATCGCCGCCTTGCTTGCCTTCAGCCCCGGCACGACCTGATAGAACTTGTGAAAATCGTACTCGTTGCCGATGAAGTAGCCGACGAGCATTGGGTCGTCCTTGTACGGCGCGACGGCCTGGGCGAACGCCTGGTCGAGCTTCGTCTCCGCGCCCGGCGCGTAAATGTCGAAGAACTTCAGGCCGTCGATCTTCGCCCAGCTCATGGAATCGAGCGGCAGCATACGCATGTAGGGGAACAGCCCCTCTTCGCCGTACTTCTCCGGCGAGAAGCCGCCGATGCCGTTGAAGCCCCACTTTTCCAGCCGTCCGATCGCTTCCATATAAATGTCGTGCTCCGTCGGGAACACGCCGGACTTGCGGTACTTGTTGGCGACGTAGTACGAGAAGCTGTCCGTCCCGAGCCAGGCCGGCTTGTACTCTCCGGCATAAGGCGGCACCGACTCGTACAGCGTCTCCCTGCCTTTAACGAGCGAATACGTCTCGTTGGCCGTCACGCCGTTGACTGCGAGACTGAAGTACAGATTGCCGGACGGCGTCGTCATGACCGGGCGTCCGTTCAGCCGCTGGATCGCGAAGTAGCCGGTCGCCTTGAAGCCGTACTTGTCCTTGCTGCCGGCCAGCCCGCCGTAATCGTCGCGTCCCGCCGGCGCCTGGAGGCTGTCGTAGTATGCCTTGTCCGCCTTCGCGTCCGCCGCTAATTGCGACTCGGACGTCACCTTGCCCGCGAAGCTCGCGTCCTCCATCTGGCCGAACCGGTCGAGCTGCACCTCGTCGCTAGCGTTGATCGCGTAGCTGCGGACGGGGCTCGGCAGCAGCCCCTCCTTTACCGCGTACGCTTCCAGCCTGACGTACCCGTGCAGCGCGATCGGCGCCGTATACGGCAGGAAGTCGTTGCCGTCGTTCAGCCGATAGTAAAGACGCGCCCCGTCGGTCTCCGTCGCAAGCGTCGCGAGTATCCCGCCCTTCGTCTTCGTCGTCGCCAGCGACGCGGAAGCCGTATTCAGGTTGATCGCCACGCTCGACACTTGCGGGGTCCAGGCTTTGCTCTTGCCCGTCATCTCGATTTTCAGGTAGCGCGTGCCTTCCGGCAGCGCCATGTTCTCGTAGGCGTACGGCTGCCAGTTTTTAACCGGATTGCCGGACGGGTACGCAAGCGCCGGGACCTCGTTGTACGTCACGTCGTCGGAGGAGGCGTAGAACTTCAGCTTGCTAAGCGGGAGCCCGGCAAAATAATAGCTGCTGACCGAAAAGGAAGTCATGTCGTATTCGGTCTTGTAAAGGATCACGCCCGCCCCTGTCGTGGCGCGGACCGCTCTGCGGCCGTCGCCGCCGTAGTAGGCGGGATTGTCGGTCGCCGTGTAGACGTTCGCGCGGACGGCGGTCAGACCGAAGTCGTCCAGCTTGTCGTCGATGCCCTCGGGCGGCGCGGCAAGCGGATAGGGTGTATACGCGTAAGTCGATACGCCGCTTGACTCCTTTGCCGGCCCGCTTGCCGGGTCCGCCGACGTCGCCTTCAGCACTGTCTCGCTTGCGATCGCGATCGGCGCCCCGTACAGCAAACGCGTCTTCGAAGTCCGCGGGTCGCTGCCGTCCGTCGTGTAATAGACGGCTTCGCCTTCCTCCTGCGGACTGAGCAGGACCATGCTGCCGTACAAGACGGCTCCCGAAGGCTTGCTGGCAGCGGCGCCGGTGCCCGCATCGTCGTTCAGAACGACCTCGCCGATCTCCGGCGAAGCGTCCGCGCCGCCGCCCTCGAACACGATTTTCAAAAACTTCGTGCCGACGGGAAAGCCCCGCGACGCATAGGTTACGGTCGGCGACTTCCCCGGCTCCTCGTGAATGTCCGGCGTCACGCTCCGATACGACTTGCCGTCTGCCGAGATCAGGAATTGCAGTCCGCCGCCATCGCCGGCGCCCGGCTTGCCGCCGTACGTTTGAACCGCGAACGATCGCAGGCCGCCTTGGGTCTTGTAGACGAGCGCCTCGCCCGCCTCTCCGCTCGGCGCGACGCGGGTGGCGTCCTGTCCGCTGGCCGCGACCGTTCGCAGCGCCAGCGTGTCGGAATGCCCGTACGTCCGCTCCCAATCGGCAAGGTCGTCGACCTCGATCTCGTAGCTGCCGGGGCTGTCCCCGTGCGAGTGCGCGGGAAGCACGACGACGAGCATGCCGTAAGCCAGGAGCCAGATCGCTTTTCTTTTCATGATGACGAAGCTCCTTTGACCTTGCTATTAATACTGGAGGATCGGCATCTCTTCTCTGACGCCCTGATTCAGGCTGGGGCGGCCGATCGAGTAATAGACAAATGCCGTTCCGGCAAGATCCGTTTCCTTGAACACGTTGCGTCCGTCGATGAGGATCGGCCGTCGCATCGTCTCCTGCAAGCTGTGCAGGTCGGTCCTGGCGAACTCCTCCCACTCAGTGAGCAGGCACAGGGCGTCGGCGCCCCGCGCGGCTTCGAGCGCGCTTTCGCACCAGACGACGCCGCCGTCGCCGAACAGACCGCGGAAGCTCGGCGTCGCGATCGGATCGTACGCCCGCACGACGACGCCGCTGTCGACCAGATGCCGGATGATCTCGAGCGCCGGAGATTCGCGCACGTCGTCCGTGTTCGGCTTGAAGGACAGCCCCCATACGGCGACCGTCTTGCCCCGCAGCTCGCCGCCGAAGATCGTCTCGAGCTTGCGGACGATGCGCATGCGCTGGTCTTGATTGACTTCCACGACCGACCGCAGCAGCTTGAACTCGTACTCGACGTGGCCGGCGATCTGGATGAGCGCCCGCGTATCCTTCGGGAAGCAGGAGCCGCCGTAGCCGATGCCCGCGTTCAGGAACGCGGTGCCGATCCGCCGGTCGAGCCCCATGCCCGCGGCGACCTCCGCCACGTCCGCGCCGACCTTCTCGCATATATTGGCGATCTCGTTAATAAAGGAGATCTTGGTTGCCAGAAACGCGTTCGAGGCGTACTTGAGCATCTCCGCGCTGCGGATGTCGGTCACCATGACCTGCCCGGTCAGCGGCCGGTGAAGCTCGGCGATCCGCTCGGCGGCTGCAGGCGAGTCGGCGCCGATGACGACCCGGTCCGGCTCGAGCGTGTCGCGCACGGCCGAGCCTTCGCGCAGGAACTCCGGCAGCGATACGCTGTCGAAAGGCACGGCGGTCCTCGCGCGGATCAGATCGCGCACCCGCTCGTTCGTGCCGACGGGGACGGTGCTCTTGACGGCGACGATCGCATAGCCGGTGAGCGCGTCCGCGATCTCGGCAGCCGCGCCGTCGATATAAGACAGATCGGCCTGACCGCTCGGCAGCGGCGGCGTGCCGACCGCGATAATGACGAGATCGGCGCCGCGCACCGCCTCCGCCAGATCGTGCGTGTAGCGCAGTTTGCCGGCCGCGACGCCTTTGCGCGACAGCTCCTCGAGTCCCGGCTCATAGATCGGGATGCCTCCGCTTTGGAGCGTGGCGATCTTATACGGATCCTTGTCGACGCAGACGACCGCATGTCCGAGCTCGGCGTAGCAGATCCCCGATACGAGTCCGACGTAGCCGGTGCCGATTACCGCGATTTTCAAATGGATCCCTCCTGTGTCTCGCATAGTTCCATGATTTCTCCCCAGACCATCTCCAGCCTGACGATATCCTCCTCGATCAGGAGCGTTCCGGTTTGAACCTCGATGATCTCGAGATCCTGCTCCGCACGCACGCTGTGCATGCTCTCCTTGGGAATCCGAATGACGTCCCCGGCAGCCAGCGGCGAGATCCGCCCGTTCAAGACGAAGGTGCCGCTGCCCGCCATGACGGTCCATACTTCGTCCCGCAGGCTGTGGTACTGATAGCTGAGGTTGCGTCCCGCCGCGATCGTG from the Cohnella hashimotonis genome contains:
- a CDS encoding UDP-glucose dehydrogenase family protein, which gives rise to MKIAVIGTGYVGLVSGICYAELGHAVVCVDKDPYKIATLQSGGIPIYEPGLEELSRKGVAAGKLRYTHDLAEAVRGADLVIIAVGTPPLPSGQADLSYIDGAAAEIADALTGYAIVAVKSTVPVGTNERVRDLIRARTAVPFDSVSLPEFLREGSAVRDTLEPDRVVIGADSPAAAERIAELHRPLTGQVMVTDIRSAEMLKYASNAFLATKISFINEIANICEKVGADVAEVAAGMGLDRRIGTAFLNAGIGYGGSCFPKDTRALIQIAGHVEYEFKLLRSVVEVNQDQRMRIVRKLETIFGGELRGKTVAVWGLSFKPNTDDVRESPALEIIRHLVDSGVVVRAYDPIATPSFRGLFGDGGVVWCESALEAARGADALCLLTEWEEFARTDLHSLQETMRRPILIDGRNVFKETDLAGTAFVYYSIGRPSLNQGVREEMPILQY
- a CDS encoding chitobiase/beta-hexosaminidase C-terminal domain-containing protein yields the protein MKRKAIWLLAYGMLVVVLPAHSHGDSPGSYEIEVDDLADWERTYGHSDTLALRTVAASGQDATRVAPSGEAGEALVYKTQGGLRSFAVQTYGGKPGAGDGGGLQFLISADGKSYRSVTPDIHEEPGKSPTVTYASRGFPVGTKFLKIVFEGGGADASPEIGEVVLNDDAGTGAAASKPSGAVLYGSMVLLSPQEEGEAVYYTTDGSDPRTSKTRLLYGAPIAIASETVLKATSADPASGPAKESSGVSTYAYTPYPLAAPPEGIDDKLDDFGLTAVRANVYTATDNPAYYGGDGRRAVRATTGAGVILYKTEYDMTSFSVSSYYFAGLPLSKLKFYASSDDVTYNEVPALAYPSGNPVKNWQPYAYENMALPEGTRYLKIEMTGKSKAWTPQVSSVAINLNTASASLATTKTKGGILATLATETDGARLYYRLNDGNDFLPYTAPIALHGYVRLEAYAVKEGLLPSPVRSYAINASDEVQLDRFGQMEDASFAGKVTSESQLAADAKADKAYYDSLQAPAGRDDYGGLAGSKDKYGFKATGYFAIQRLNGRPVMTTPSGNLYFSLAVNGVTANETYSLVKGRETLYESVPPYAGEYKPAWLGTDSFSYYVANKYRKSGVFPTEHDIYMEAIGRLEKWGFNGIGGFSPEKYGEEGLFPYMRMLPLDSMSWAKIDGLKFFDIYAPGAETKLDQAFAQAVAPYKDDPMLVGYFIGNEYDFHKFYQVVPGLKASKAAIKGRLVQRLASKYGTIGAFNKAWGTDFASFDSLKEAKLPVDTKTAWSDMNGLFAEYLDRFYGTVAKLFRKYDSHHLLLGDRWTVTAFRDAKLRGMLAAAEGKYVDVISLNYYSHKVETELLDDLYAKAGKPIMMSEFGYGTSEQGLAQLIQNAASNQAQRGIRYRNYVEGVASLRYVVGANVFNYVDQAGLGRHWQGQWGEHYNSGLVNVADRPYKDYLTAAKATNDDIYRIMLGQRPKYFYDFNKK
- a CDS encoding sulfotransferase family protein, whose product is MVDASGNNLVFLLCTPRSGSSLATVMLQNHSSVYAAQEMWFLMSLLDLKAAQRRAYGGGAILERFFGGVLPEDAFADACRAFAVEAYNGLLRGGEGADIVVDKSPRYYYLLEFLDTLFPRSKRIWLLRNPLDVLASYKKLGASRGGAVDLAGLLAGSAFDIKAADLTVGLMRYMRYFAAPDPYAYRLRYEELVADPRGQLAGVSEFFGIAYEEGMERYGERMGTAKSELYFSMGVGDPNVADHAAPHTNAVGSWKETLTKQEAELYVRLLGARTFEALGYGEALAEAERWTGARFEREPDEALLALRERQLADATGCRWQPGYAMRSGAAGEFKAEAAADAGMRALHIGGIAESTVATNGLVTNGTATNGTATYGLVTNETATNGPATNEAVSAMGVPAALSAMADEAKHARATDSRVHQLQMTVRALEMRLEAGIREQRHLRAQLGAMKRKADWLKSAIPFGRRLSRFASAYMAGGGKK